The Pelagibacterium halotolerans B2 nucleotide sequence CCGATGGCAACGACCGACATGGCATAATTGAGCGTGCCGCCGCTCCAGATCAGCATGGCCGCCACCGAGACAGTGCCGGGGAACGTGGTGACCAGCGTGGCGCTGGGCAGCGTCCGGGTGGCGACGGCGTTTGCGGCAACGCCAACAAGCAGCATGGCAAAAATGATGATCTGGATGTCCTGCCCGCCGCCGGTGATCGTGAGAACCGGCAGGGTAGCCCAGGACAGGCCGGTGATCGTTTCGGCGATGATAAAGGTCTGTGTCCAGCGGCGGGGGTCGAACTTGGCGTTGCTCTGCTTGCGGAACCGCCGGCAGATCATGGCGACGCCGAGATTGGCAACGCCGACGGCGCTTGCCCACAGCGCGGCTATCGCCGGATCGATCCAGAGAACGGCGGCAAGAGAGAGGATGCTCAAGAGCGCGAGCGTCGGCAGAACACTGGTCAGGCGGGCGCCTGCATATTCGGCCAGCAATTCATAATCGAAGGTAGCTCGTGTGCCAGAGCTTGAGGTCAGCTTCTGGCGTGCATCGAGAACGGCACGCTGAACCGTACGGCGCGATTCTCCCCGACGCGGCGCTTCGGTTGCACGGTTTGGCCGGCTGGACGCCATCGAACTCTCGTTACGCTACTCAACTACTCATCGGGCCAGCATAAAACCTGCTCACCCGTACGCGAGCCTCAACGCTAAGCCACGCGTGGTTAACAGGACGTTGAACCGCAAGCGGCGTTTAGACGCAATTTTCACCATAGTTGGCCGAAGCCCCGCTGGCTGGCCAGTTCCGACGCCCGTGAAGGTAGAGCAACCGGTGGATAAACCTGAAGTGGTTTGCCTTGACATGGGCAATGCTGGCACGTCAAATGCCGGGCCGAGGCGGACGATTTTCCAGAATACTGGAAATTTTCGTTGATTATAAGAATACTATTTCAGGGGCTTCCATGGCGCTCGACAAACTCGACCGCAAAATTCTCCAGCTTTTGCAGAAGGATGCCACGATGCCCGTGGCGGAAATCGGCCGTAAGGTCGGTCTGTCCACCACGCCGTGCTGGCGTCGCATCCAGAAAATGGAGGAAGAGGGGGTCATCAAGCGTCGCGTCGCCGTGCTCGATCCCGAAAAGGTCAATGCCGGCGTCACCGTATTCGTTGCGGTCAAGACCAATGAGCACAATGACGCCTGGCTGCGCAAATTTGCGGCAGTCGTCGAGGATTTTACGGAGGTCGTCGAATTCTACCGCATGAGCGGGGACGTCGACTATCTGCTGCGCGTTGTCGTGCCGTCCATCCAGGCCTATGACATCTTTTATAAAAAGCTGATCTCCAAGATCGCGCTGTCGGACGTCAGCTCGTCCTTTGCCATGGAGCAGATCAAATACACCACGGCCCTGCCGCTCGAATTTGCGGTCGTTGGGGACTAACCGCCGGTCACTGACATGTGCCGGCCGACGGCCGGAGCCGAGCGCCGCTCGATCACGAAATCATGACCCTTGGGTTTGAGGATCATCGCGCGATCGAGCGCCGCGTCCAGCCCTTCGCGGCCACCGTCGCGCAAGGCGGCGCGCAGATCGACGCGATCTTCCTGCCCCAAACACATATAGAGCTGGCCGGTACAGGTCAGCCTCACGCGGTTGCAGCTTTCGCAGAAATTGTGGCTGAGCGGCGTGATGAACCCGATCGTGCCCCCGGTTTGTTCAATCCGCATGTAGCGGGCCGGCCCGCCGGTCCGCTTGGCAATGGGCGTGAGCGTGAAGCGCTCGGCCAGCCGATCACGGACCGTGCGAAGCGAGAGGTGGGTATCGGCGCGGTCGAAGCTGACGTCCCCCAGGGGCATTTCCTCGATAAGGGTCAATTCAAACCCTTCCGAATGGGCCCATTCGAGCATGGGCACGATTTCCTCTTCGTTGACGTTCTTGATCGCCACCATGTTGAGCTTGACCGCAAGTCCCGCGTCGCGCGCCGCGTAGATGCCATCGAGCACTTGCGGCAACCGTCCGCGCCGGGTGATCGCCCTAAACTTGTCGCCGTCGAGCGTATCGAGGGAAACGTTGACCCGACGGATACCCAGTTCGGCCAGGCGGCCCGCATGCAGAGCGAGTTGGCTCCCATTGGTCGTCAGCGTCAGTTCATCGAGCTCGCCTCGCGCCAGATGCCGGTCTGAAAGCGCTTCGATGAGTTTTATGATGTCGCGCCGAACCAGTGGCTCTCCGCCCGTCAGTCGAACCTTGCGGACGCCGCGGCTGACAAACGCGCCGATGACGGCCTGAATTTCTTCAAAGCTGAGCACCTCGCTCTTGGGCAGAAAGACCATGTCTTCGCCCATGCAATAGGTGCAGCGGAAGTCGCAGCGATCGGTCACCGAAACCCGCAGGTAGGTGACATGCCGGCCGAAACTGTCGACGAGAGGGCGCTGGGGCGCTTGATTTGTCATTGGGCGAATATAGGCGCTATTGCGCGCAGCGAAAAGCCGGGTTCGGTCACTGCGATGTGCGTATCGACATTGGTAGCGTTGACAGATGATCCGAACTGCCGTTCTAGAGGCAAAACGGGGAGATTTCAGATCGTGAGCGACGACCTCAAGCGCAAGGCGGCCGAGGCGGCAATGTCCGAAGTCAAATCGGGCATGCGCATCGGACTGGGTACGGGTTCGACAGCCAAGCACTTTGTCGACCTGCTGGGCGCCGAAGTGGCCAAGGGCTTCCAATGCCTTTGCGTACCGACCTCGGAAGCGACGGCCGCGCAGGCGCGCGGCCTGGGTATTCCCCTGACCACGCTCGACGATATCGACAGCCTCGATGTCACGGTGGATGGGGCCGATGAGATCGACCGCGATTTCCAGCTCATAAAGGGCGGCGGCGGGGCCCTGCTTCGCGAAAAGATCGTCGCTGCGGCATCAGCGCGGATGATCGTGATCGCCGACGATTCCAAACTGGTGGAGTCATTGGGCCGGTTTGCCCTGCCCATAGAAGTCAATCCCTTTGGCCTAGCCGCAACCGAGAGGGCTATTGCCGGCGTGATGGCCGAGTTCGGCGCGCTGGGCGGAAAGGCCGTGCGGCAGGGTGAAGGTGCAGAGCCATATCTGACAGACGGCGGACACTATATCGTGGACGCATCTTTTGGCCGTATTTCGAACGCAAAAGCGCTTTCGCTGGCACTGCTCGAAATTCCCGGTGTCGTGCAGCATGGGCTGTTCATCGATTTGTGTTCGGAAGCCTATCTTGCTACGCCCAAGGGGACGATCAAACTGTCCGAGCATGTGAATTATAACCCGCTCATTTCGTAAGGGACCGTACGCACAATGACTTTCCTGCCCACTCTGCGCCGGCTCACAGCGGCGCTCGTTCTGTTCGGTGCCGCGCTGGTTGCGTCGGCCCCTGTCCATGCCCAACAGGAAATTTCACCCGAACATCTCGCCAAAGCGCGTGAATATGTCGACATGACCGACTCCGCGCAGCTTTACGAGCGGACGCTCATTGAGATGGGGCTGCGCGTCATGCGCCTGATGATCCAGGAGGACCCCTCGCTGCGCGATCCGCTGATCAACGCGCTGCAGACCGTCTATGACGGATATCTTGCCGATCGCGACCCGCTTTATAATCAGTTCGCCCGCATCTACGCGATTCGGTTCTCGCTCGAAGAGCTTGAGGAAATCGTGGGCTTTTACAGCACACCGGTCGGCGAGAAGCTGCTGAGCCAGAATGCCGGCATCAACGAAGATCTTCAGTTGGTTCTCGGCGTCTGGAGCCGCAATACATCCAACGAATTCCTTTCGCGCGTACGCACCGAACTGCGCAATCAGGGCTATAATGCCCCCGAAGTCGAGGCGCCCGTTCTTGAAGAAGAGGGCGAAGCTGCACCACAATAAGGTCTGGTTTCTCCGGCTCGCTTTTGCCCCCGTCCGGCAGGACGGGGGTTTTTTTGTTTGCGGTCCGCGCCTATATCGTTGCCTCAAAACACAGCAACGGCGCGGGGTCCCCAATGGGCGAGAAGTTTGATTTGATCGTGATCGGTGGGGGATCGGGGGGCGTGCGAGCGGCGCGCGTTTCGGCCCAATTGGGTGCTAAGGTCGCGATCGTCGAAGAGTATCGCTATGGTGGGACCTGCGTCATCCGCGGATGCGTGCCCAAAAAGCTCTTTGTCTATGCCTCTCGGTTTGGCGATCTGTTCGATGTCGCCCCGAGCTTCGGATGGACGGTCGATGCCGCGTTCGATTGGCCGACCCTTCTGGCCAACAAGGACAAGGAAATCGCCCGCCTCGAAAAGATCTATGAAACGCTGCTCGACGGCTCCGGCGTCAAGATCTTCAAGGCGCGCGCCACGGTTACGGGCCCGAATGCGATAAAGCTTTCGACCGGAGAGGAGCTGGAGGCCGAGCGTATTCTGATCGCGACCGGCGGTGCTCCCTTCAAGCCCGATATCGAAGGCAGCGATCTCGGGATCACCTCCAATGAGGCCTTCCACCTCGAAACGCTGCCAAGGACAATCCTGATTGAAGGCGGCGGTTATATCGCCGTCGAGTTCGCGACGATCTTTGCGGGACTTGGTGTCGACACGACGCTGGTCTATCGCCGGGACAAAATCCTGCGTGGGTTCGACCACGACGTCCGTGACGGTTTGGAGGATGCGCTGCGCGAACGTGGGGTGCGGTTCCGGTATGGGTATCACATTTCCGGCTTGCGCAGAGACGGGGAGGGCGTTTGTGTTTCATTCTCCCATGGCGAGGAAGCGACTTTCGACAAGGTCATGTTCGCGACCGGTCGCCATCCCAACACTTCCGATCTGGGTCTCGATGCGGCCGGGGTCCAACTGGACCAGACCGGCGCGGTCGTGGTCGATGAATATTCACGCTCGTCGGTGCCTTCGATCTATGCGGTCGGGGACGTTACGGGCCGTGCGGCGCTCACTCCGGTCGCGATCCGGGAAGGTTCGGCATTCGCGCAGACCGTCTATAACAACACGCCCACCACCGTGCCCTATCATCTGATCCCTACTGCCGTATTTTCCGAGCCTGAAATCGGAACGGTGGGCATGAGCGAGGAAGCGGCAGCCGAGCGCTATCGCTCGATCGATATCTATGTCACCCGCTTCCGCCCCATGATGAACACGCTTTCCGACCGGCAGGAAAAGATGATGCTCAAGCTCGTCACGGAAACCGATACCGGCCGGATACTCGGCTGTCACATTTTGGGACCGGGAGCCGGTGAGATGATCCAGCTCATTGCCATTCCTCTGGGCATGGGTGGGACAATGGCCGATTTCAATCACGCCATTGCCGTACATCCCACGGCAGCAGAAGAGCTGGTGACCTTCAAATCACCAAGCTATCGTGTTGTCGATGGAGAAAAATGCAACCCGTAACCCCGAGTTGATGCGGCGATCGGCGCCCTTCGACCATAGAATACTTGGCATGGGGGTCCGGAGTTGGTAAACCGCCGGACCTTCCCGGCTTTTCGGGAAGGGCAACCATTTTTAGTGAGTGAAACGATGAGCACGTGGACACCTGACAGTTGGAGGACGAAACCGATCCTGCAGGTCCCGACCTATCCGAGCCAGACAGAGCTTGAATCGGTCGAGGCCCGGCTCGCTTCGTTTCCCCCCTTGGTTTTTGCAGGCGAGGCGCGAGACCTCAAGGCCAACCTGGCCGAGGTCGCCGCGGGTCGCGCCTTTCTTTTGCAGGGCGGCGACTGCGCCGAAAGCTTTGCCGAACACCACGCCGATCATATCCGCGATTTCTTCCGCGTCTTTCTGCAGATGGCGGTGGTATTGACGCATGGCGCGTCCAAGCCCGTGGTAAAGGTCGGGCGTATTGCCGGCCAGTTCGCCAAGCCGCGCTCGGCCGACACTGAAACCATAGATGGCGTCGAACTGCCCTCCTACAGGGGCGATATCATCAATGGCATCGACTTCACACCCGAAGCTCGTATCCCCGATCCCAATCGCCAGCTCGAGGCATACCGGCAGTCGGCGGCCACGCTCAATCTGCTGCGCGCCTTCTCGGCAGGTGGGTTTGCCAATCTTTCGCGCGTGCATGAATGGACCATGGGGTTCGTCAAGGACTCCAACTGGTACCCGCGCTATGAAGAGGTGGCAAAAAAGATCGATGATGCCATCGAGTTTCTCGGCGCTCTTGGTCTGAGCCCCGAAAATACGCCGGTGCTGCGCGAGACGAAATTCTTCACCTCCCATGAAGCGCTGCTGCTGGGCTACGAGCAGGCCATGACGCGTCGGGACTCGATCACCAATGACTGGTACGCGACCTCGGGCCACATGATCTGGATCGGGGATCGCACCCGCAATCCCGACCACGCGCATGCTGAATATTTCAGGGGCATCCACAATCCGATCGGCGTGAAATGCGGGCCCTCCATGTCGTCCGACGATTTGAAGCGCCTCATGGACGTCCTCAACCCCAAGGACGAGGCGGGTCGATTGACGCTGATCGCACGCTTCGGGTCCGACAAGGTTCAGGAGCATCTCCCCCGGCTCATCGAGACTGTAAAGTCGGAGGGCCGTACCGTCGTCTGGTGCTGCGACCCTATGCACGGCAACGTCATCAAGGCGTCGTCGGGTTATAAGACGCGCCCGTTCGACCGCATCCTTTCCGAGGTGAAGTCGTTCTTCGACATCCATCGCGAAATGGGGACCATCGCCGGTGGTGTGCATGTGGAAATGACGGGCCGCGACGTGACCGAATGCACCGGCGGCGTGTCGGCGGTGACCGAAGCCTCGCTGTCCGACCGCTACCACACCCATTGCGATCCGCGCCTCAACGCCAGCCAGGCTCTGGAACTGGCCTTCCTCATTGCCGAGGAAATGCATGGTCAGCGCACCAACGGTACAGCCAAGGCTGTCGGATATTGATTTAGCTCAATACTGTTGAAACGGAAAAAGGCGCTGTTCACGGACAGCGCCTTTTGTTTTTCCATTTAGCCAACATTAACCCTAACGGGCTCATAACCAAGACGAATGAAATTGTTCGCGTCGTTCGGAGGGCTCAATGTCGCGTGTTCTCACTGGTCTTGCTGCGGGCCTGCTGGCCGCTGCCGCGGGCGGGCAGGCCATCGCCGCCGATTGGGGCGTTCAGCCAGACCCGGTATTCAAGCCGGCCTATCCTGTCGATATGATGCCTTATGAAGACAGCCTCGATTTCGAGGCGGGGATTCGATACTTCTATGGCATGGGCGGTCAGCGCACCAACATTGTGGGCAACCAGTATTCGGTCGACGATGCAAGCCACTTCATCGAACTCCATGGTCGAATTGACGACCACTCGACGGACACCTTCCTCACTGCAAATCTTGGCTACGCGGCTGTAATCGACGGTAACTTCGAAACGCCGTGGAGTGGTGGTTCGGTGTCAACCGATTCCGGTGAGATTGCCTATGCCGGAGCAGACTTCGGCTATACGCCCTTCAAAAATGAGGGGATGGGGTTGGGCGCCTTTGTTGGCTATCAGTATCTCAATGAATCGCCCGATATGGGTCGTGCTAGCTTTCTGACCGCAGGTGGGGGCGGGGACAGCACGGCCAATCAACTGGAAGTTCACGCGCTGCGCCTTGGCGTTGCGGGCCGTGCCGAGTTCAACGACGCATTCGACGTCACCGTCAACGCTGCCGCCATCCCTTATGCTTCGCTGACCGGAACCTACGGAGCCTTCAACGGGCTCGACGTTATCGATCCCGGAGCGCCCTATGTGAGAGGCAATGCAGCAACCATTTCCGGTCATCTCTATGGCGGTGCGCTGGACGCGATGGTGGGATTCAAGCCGACCGAGAACCTCGCCATCAGGGCAGGAGCGCGTGGCTACTACCTCACGGGCCCAACTGAGATCTACTATGAGGCACGGAACTCGGGCGACCCGAGCGATGTGCAGGGATTTTGGGCAAGTGGCACGACCGAGCTGTTCCGCTGGGGGCCGGTCATCGAACTGACCGGCACGTTCTAGGCTGTAGTGACGATTTAGGTTTCTGGGATTCCCAAGGCCGGGCAAATCAGATTCAACACTAGCTTTTTGGAGGCTGGTGTGGACGGCGAGGTTCTTCGAGACGATCAATGGGCGCGGCTGATGGGGTTTGTTCCCGGCGGCCGCAAGGGTAAGCGCGGTCCGCGCAGTGATGGGCGGCGCTTTTTCAATGCGGTTCTCTGGCTTGCACGATCCGGTGCCCGCTGGCGTGACCTTCCCGAGGACCGGTTCGGCCCCTATCAGACGGTCAAAAGGCGCTATTACCGCTGGATCGAGATGGGGGTGTTCGACCGGATCTTTGAGGCGGTGGCGAACGATCCGGATATGGAATGGCTGGCGCTGGACGCCACCATCATCAGGGCGCAGGCCCAAGCCGCCGGCGGGCGGCGAAAAAGGGGGGAGCGCAAGCCCAGGCTCTCGGCCGCTCCCGGGGCGGCTTCGGCACAAAGCTCCATGCCATAGTCGACGCCTTGGGGCTGCCGGTCCGCTTCGAACTCGGCCCCGGCCAGCAGAACGACATGGCGCCAGCCTGCGATCTGATAAAGGGACTTGCCGCCCAAAAGGTGCTTGCCGACCGCGCCTATGACGCCGACAGCCTGCACGACATCATTCTTGAACAGGGTGGCGAACCGGTCATCCCGCCCCGCCGCCATCGCAAACACCAGCACCGCTACGATAAGATTGCCTATAAAAACCGATGGGGCATCGAGGGTTTCTTCGCCAAGCTCAAGCAGTGGCGGCGCATCGCAACCCGCTACGACAAACTCGCCGCAAACTTCCTCGGCTTCATTAAGCTCGCCGCAATCATGTTGTGGCTGAAATGATTAAATCGTCACTACAGCCTAGCATTCCAAAGCCAATCACGACCGAGCCGGGCGGTTTTCGCAGCCCGGCTTTGTCTTGCGCCGCCTTGCCCTCGACAGCCGCGCACTATAAGTCTGGCGCGCTTCCCATGACTGCCGGACTTAGAATTTCGTGACCGATACGCTCCGCATTGCCCTTGCCCAACTGAACCCCAAAGTCGGCGCGATTGCCGGAAATCTCGCAACAGCGCGCCAGGCGCTGGCAGAGGCCGAGGCGGTGGGCGCGGACATTTTGATGTTTACCGAACTCTACCTCACCGGATATTTCCCTGAGGATCTGTTGTTCAAGCACCAGTTCGTGACCGAGGCGATGGAAGCTGCGCGCGCGCTTGCGCGCGAGACAAAAGGGCTCAACGTCTCGGTTCTGCTGCCTACTGTCTGGAGTGTGGACGGTAAGCTCTATAACAGCGTCATCCTTGCCGAGGACGGGGCGGTCATCGACCGCCGGGACAAGGTCGAATTACCCAATGACGATGTTTTCTACGAAAAGCGCTACTTTACCGTCGGTGAGCTTCCCACTCCGATGATAATAAAGGGCATTCCGGTCGGAGTGCCGATCTGCGAAGATGTTTGGCATAAACCGGTGTCGGCGGCTCTTGTCGAGCACGGGGCGGAAATACTTCTCTGCCCGAACGGGTCGCCTTACTGGCGCAACAAGCAACACCAGCGACTGGAACTGGTCCGCCAGCGCGTTGCGGAAACCGGGCTGCCCATTCTCTATTCCAATCAGATCGGCGGTCAGGACGAACTGGTCTTCGATGGTGCGAGTTTCGGGATTAACGCCGATGGCTCGCTGGCCTTCCAGGGCAAGAGCTTTGTGCCCGATATGGTGCTTTCGGACTGGCAAAAGAATGACACCGGTTGGCATTGCGTCAAGGGGCATGTCACCGAACTTGTGCCGGTCAACGAGGCCCCCTGGCACGCCGCCATGCTCGGGTTGCGTGACTATGTGCACAAGAACGGCTTCAAGTCGGTCGTCATGGGGCTGTCGGGGGGCATAGATTCCGCAGTGGTCGCGGCGCTGGCTGTCGATGCGTTGGGCGCCGAAAATGTGCACTGCCTGATGCTGCCCTATCGCTACACATCGGAAGCCAGCCTGCGCGACGCAAAGGCGTGCGCCGAAACGCTTGGGGTTCGCTACGATATCGTGCCGATCGGCGCTCCGGTCGATGCGGTCAATGAAAACCTTGCAACAGTATTTGAGGGCCACGCTGCCGATATCACCGAGGAAAATCTCCAATCGCGCATGCGGGGCACCATTTTGATGGCGGTGTCCAACAAGCTCGGTTCGCTGCTGATCACCACGGGCAACAAGTCCGAAATGGCGGTCGGTTACGCCACGATCTATGGCGACATGAACGGTGCCTACAACCCGATCAAGGATATGCTCAAGATGCAGGTCTATGGGTTGGCGGAATGGCGCAACTCCTACTATCCGACTGATGTGCGCGGACCGGCG carries:
- a CDS encoding Lrp/AsnC family transcriptional regulator, whose product is MALDKLDRKILQLLQKDATMPVAEIGRKVGLSTTPCWRRIQKMEEEGVIKRRVAVLDPEKVNAGVTVFVAVKTNEHNDAWLRKFAAVVEDFTEVVEFYRMSGDVDYLLRVVVPSIQAYDIFYKKLISKIALSDVSSSFAMEQIKYTTALPLEFAVVGD
- the moaA gene encoding GTP 3',8-cyclase MoaA; protein product: MTNQAPQRPLVDSFGRHVTYLRVSVTDRCDFRCTYCMGEDMVFLPKSEVLSFEEIQAVIGAFVSRGVRKVRLTGGEPLVRRDIIKLIEALSDRHLARGELDELTLTTNGSQLALHAGRLAELGIRRVNVSLDTLDGDKFRAITRRGRLPQVLDGIYAARDAGLAVKLNMVAIKNVNEEEIVPMLEWAHSEGFELTLIEEMPLGDVSFDRADTHLSLRTVRDRLAERFTLTPIAKRTGGPARYMRIEQTGGTIGFITPLSHNFCESCNRVRLTCTGQLYMCLGQEDRVDLRAALRDGGREGLDAALDRAMILKPKGHDFVIERRSAPAVGRHMSVTGG
- the rpiA gene encoding ribose-5-phosphate isomerase RpiA, translated to MVSDDLKRKAAEAAMSEVKSGMRIGLGTGSTAKHFVDLLGAEVAKGFQCLCVPTSEATAAQARGLGIPLTTLDDIDSLDVTVDGADEIDRDFQLIKGGGGALLREKIVAAASARMIVIADDSKLVESLGRFALPIEVNPFGLAATERAIAGVMAEFGALGGKAVRQGEGAEPYLTDGGHYIVDASFGRISNAKALSLALLEIPGVVQHGLFIDLCSEAYLATPKGTIKLSEHVNYNPLIS
- a CDS encoding DUF2059 domain-containing protein produces the protein MTFLPTLRRLTAALVLFGAALVASAPVHAQQEISPEHLAKAREYVDMTDSAQLYERTLIEMGLRVMRLMIQEDPSLRDPLINALQTVYDGYLADRDPLYNQFARIYAIRFSLEELEEIVGFYSTPVGEKLLSQNAGINEDLQLVLGVWSRNTSNEFLSRVRTELRNQGYNAPEVEAPVLEEEGEAAPQ
- the gor gene encoding glutathione-disulfide reductase is translated as MGEKFDLIVIGGGSGGVRAARVSAQLGAKVAIVEEYRYGGTCVIRGCVPKKLFVYASRFGDLFDVAPSFGWTVDAAFDWPTLLANKDKEIARLEKIYETLLDGSGVKIFKARATVTGPNAIKLSTGEELEAERILIATGGAPFKPDIEGSDLGITSNEAFHLETLPRTILIEGGGYIAVEFATIFAGLGVDTTLVYRRDKILRGFDHDVRDGLEDALRERGVRFRYGYHISGLRRDGEGVCVSFSHGEEATFDKVMFATGRHPNTSDLGLDAAGVQLDQTGAVVVDEYSRSSVPSIYAVGDVTGRAALTPVAIREGSAFAQTVYNNTPTTVPYHLIPTAVFSEPEIGTVGMSEEAAAERYRSIDIYVTRFRPMMNTLSDRQEKMMLKLVTETDTGRILGCHILGPGAGEMIQLIAIPLGMGGTMADFNHAIAVHPTAAEELVTFKSPSYRVVDGEKCNP
- a CDS encoding class II 3-deoxy-7-phosphoheptulonate synthase; the protein is MSTWTPDSWRTKPILQVPTYPSQTELESVEARLASFPPLVFAGEARDLKANLAEVAAGRAFLLQGGDCAESFAEHHADHIRDFFRVFLQMAVVLTHGASKPVVKVGRIAGQFAKPRSADTETIDGVELPSYRGDIINGIDFTPEARIPDPNRQLEAYRQSAATLNLLRAFSAGGFANLSRVHEWTMGFVKDSNWYPRYEEVAKKIDDAIEFLGALGLSPENTPVLRETKFFTSHEALLLGYEQAMTRRDSITNDWYATSGHMIWIGDRTRNPDHAHAEYFRGIHNPIGVKCGPSMSSDDLKRLMDVLNPKDEAGRLTLIARFGSDKVQEHLPRLIETVKSEGRTVVWCCDPMHGNVIKASSGYKTRPFDRILSEVKSFFDIHREMGTIAGGVHVEMTGRDVTECTGGVSAVTEASLSDRYHTHCDPRLNASQALELAFLIAEEMHGQRTNGTAKAVGY
- a CDS encoding IS5 family transposase (programmed frameshift) produces the protein MDGEVLRDDQWARLMGFVPGGRKGKRGPRSDGRRFFNAVLWLARSGARWRDLPEDRFGPYQTVKRRYYRWIEMGVFDRIFEAVANDPDMEWLALDATIIRAQAQAAGGRPKKGGAQAQALGRSRGGFGTKLHAIVDALGLPVRFELGPGQQNDMAPACDLIKGLAAQKVLADRAYDADSLHDIILEQGGEPVIPPRRHRKHQHRYDKIAYKNRWGIEGFFAKLKQWRRIATRYDKLAANFLGFIKLAAIMLWLK
- a CDS encoding NAD+ synthase, whose amino-acid sequence is MTDTLRIALAQLNPKVGAIAGNLATARQALAEAEAVGADILMFTELYLTGYFPEDLLFKHQFVTEAMEAARALARETKGLNVSVLLPTVWSVDGKLYNSVILAEDGAVIDRRDKVELPNDDVFYEKRYFTVGELPTPMIIKGIPVGVPICEDVWHKPVSAALVEHGAEILLCPNGSPYWRNKQHQRLELVRQRVAETGLPILYSNQIGGQDELVFDGASFGINADGSLAFQGKSFVPDMVLSDWQKNDTGWHCVKGHVTELVPVNEAPWHAAMLGLRDYVHKNGFKSVVMGLSGGIDSAVVAALAVDALGAENVHCLMLPYRYTSEASLRDAKACAETLGVRYDIVPIGAPVDAVNENLATVFEGHAADITEENLQSRMRGTILMAVSNKLGSLLITTGNKSEMAVGYATIYGDMNGAYNPIKDMLKMQVYGLAEWRNSYYPTDVRGPAGVVIPPEIISKAPSAELRPDQTDQDSLPPYPVLDAIIEALVEEEQSLAEIVAQGFDAELVKRIERLIYMAEFKRRQSAPGPKLTPKAFGIGRKYPITSGYRDGSVAR